A single region of the Arthrobacter sp. V1I7 genome encodes:
- a CDS encoding AraC family transcriptional regulator, producing the protein MTRFSTAGLPEARRIALWEEHNARALVGLQARTLTGGPLEAAELNLNLPQLQLAQVWGNPHVVERSLREIAAHPAEAVVAYFTLEGEGFFYHRDGCEILRPGEAILYDADQPFMRGFSHGLKELALKIPRDTLSEFTGQSGLIRPKIFGFRGPQAGAVHAGALASSLGAALSGRATDWDELEKTALELLAGILGAAGPAGHLAAAQAFIAAHSADPRLSAGRIAAAVGISERQLSRILAEAGTSVPGAVLDARLAAVRQQLLSPEAARMSLGSLALQQGFASQAHFSRSYKEKFGISPLQDRRSAGA; encoded by the coding sequence CTGCGGGGCTGCCCGAGGCGCGGCGGATCGCACTGTGGGAGGAGCACAATGCCCGCGCCCTGGTCGGGCTTCAGGCCCGAACGTTGACAGGCGGCCCGCTGGAAGCTGCCGAGCTGAACCTGAACCTGCCCCAGCTGCAGTTGGCCCAGGTCTGGGGCAATCCGCACGTAGTGGAACGCTCACTCCGGGAGATCGCAGCGCACCCGGCCGAGGCCGTGGTCGCCTACTTCACGCTGGAGGGCGAGGGCTTCTTCTACCACCGGGACGGCTGCGAAATCCTCAGGCCCGGCGAGGCAATCCTCTATGACGCGGACCAGCCATTCATGCGCGGATTCTCGCACGGGCTGAAGGAACTGGCCCTGAAGATCCCCCGCGATACCCTGAGCGAATTCACCGGCCAGTCCGGGCTGATTCGCCCGAAGATCTTCGGCTTCCGTGGCCCTCAGGCCGGCGCTGTGCACGCCGGAGCCCTGGCTTCGTCCCTGGGTGCGGCGTTGTCCGGACGGGCCACAGATTGGGACGAGCTGGAGAAAACGGCGCTGGAACTGCTCGCGGGTATCCTCGGCGCCGCGGGACCGGCTGGACACTTGGCCGCTGCGCAGGCCTTCATCGCAGCTCACTCAGCAGATCCGCGGCTGTCGGCCGGGCGAATTGCCGCCGCCGTCGGCATTTCCGAGCGTCAGCTCTCGCGTATCTTGGCCGAGGCAGGCACCAGCGTACCGGGCGCCGTCCTGGATGCGAGGCTGGCGGCGGTCCGACAGCAGTTACTCTCCCCCGAAGCCGCACGGATGTCGCTGGGCAGCCTGGCGCTGCAGCAGGGCTTTGCCTCTCAAGCGCACTTCTCCCGCAGTTACAAGGAGAAATTCGGCATCTCCCCGCTGCAGGATCGCCGTTCCGCCGGCGCCTGA
- a CDS encoding FAD-dependent monooxygenase, with amino-acid sequence MVIFNDGVSETETPDSAVVETDVLVVGSGPAGSSAALFLSSLGVPNIMITKYRWTANTPRAHITNQRTMEIFRDLGIEDQVLADATPHHMIGDTVFCTSIAGEEIGRVLTWGNHPARHADYELASPSLNCDIPQTYLEPILVRNATMRGTQTQFSTEYLSHSQDDDGVSVRVLNRLTGHEYTIRAKYLIGADGARSKVAADIELPYEGRMDIAGSMNITFKADIAELVGHRPSVLYWVVQPGSNIGGIGAGLVRMVRPWNEWLIVWGFDINEGTPAVSEDDARQIVRNLIGVPDLGVEITGISLWGNNEQYATRLQADRVFCAGDAVHKHPPSNGLGSNTSIQDSYNLAWKLAAVLKGQAGQELLEAYSAERAPVAEQIVTRANRSAREFGKLFEALGIDTAETAEEMLALIESRKDATPEGAAKRAAVQEAMDLKNYEFNAHGVELGQHYVSTAVVGDGTAKPEPGRDPELYYQPTTQPGGRLPHAWVGDNTHKYSPHDLAPYGQFTLFTGVTGEDWTGAAQKVGDQLGITISTVVIGPGREVTDLYFDWARLREVAEDGALLVRPDKHIAWRCHTLPADPEAELRTAAAAILNRSK; translated from the coding sequence ATGGTGATTTTCAATGACGGGGTCTCCGAGACCGAGACCCCGGATTCTGCCGTCGTCGAGACGGATGTCCTCGTCGTTGGCTCCGGCCCGGCCGGGTCCTCGGCCGCGCTGTTCCTGTCCTCGCTGGGCGTGCCGAACATCATGATCACCAAGTACCGCTGGACCGCGAACACTCCGCGGGCCCACATCACAAACCAGCGGACGATGGAGATCTTTCGGGACCTGGGCATCGAGGATCAGGTGCTGGCTGACGCGACCCCGCACCATATGATCGGGGACACAGTTTTCTGTACCTCGATCGCCGGCGAGGAAATCGGCCGCGTCCTCACTTGGGGCAACCATCCGGCCCGCCATGCGGACTATGAGCTGGCCTCGCCTTCGCTGAACTGCGATATCCCGCAGACCTACTTGGAGCCGATCCTGGTCAGGAACGCCACCATGCGCGGCACGCAGACGCAGTTCTCCACGGAGTACCTCTCGCACAGCCAGGACGACGACGGCGTGAGCGTGCGGGTGCTGAACCGGCTCACCGGCCATGAGTACACCATCCGTGCCAAGTACCTGATCGGTGCCGACGGGGCCCGCTCCAAGGTCGCAGCCGACATCGAACTGCCCTACGAGGGGCGGATGGATATCGCCGGCTCGATGAACATCACCTTCAAGGCGGACATCGCCGAGCTCGTGGGGCACCGCCCGTCGGTGCTGTACTGGGTGGTTCAGCCCGGCTCCAATATCGGCGGCATCGGCGCCGGCCTGGTGCGCATGGTCCGGCCGTGGAACGAATGGCTGATCGTCTGGGGCTTTGATATCAACGAAGGCACCCCCGCGGTCTCCGAGGACGACGCCCGGCAGATCGTGCGCAACCTGATCGGCGTACCTGACCTGGGCGTGGAGATCACCGGCATCTCGCTCTGGGGCAACAACGAGCAGTACGCCACACGGTTGCAGGCCGACCGGGTGTTCTGCGCCGGCGATGCCGTGCATAAGCATCCGCCGAGCAACGGGCTGGGCTCCAACACTTCCATCCAGGACTCCTATAACCTGGCCTGGAAACTCGCCGCCGTCCTCAAGGGTCAGGCCGGCCAGGAACTGCTGGAGGCCTACTCGGCCGAACGTGCCCCGGTCGCCGAGCAGATCGTCACCCGGGCCAATAGGTCCGCCAGGGAGTTCGGCAAGCTGTTCGAGGCCCTGGGCATCGACACGGCCGAAACCGCGGAGGAAATGCTCGCGCTGATCGAGTCCCGCAAGGACGCGACACCGGAGGGCGCCGCCAAGCGCGCTGCAGTGCAGGAGGCCATGGACCTGAAAAACTACGAATTCAACGCCCACGGAGTGGAGCTCGGTCAGCATTATGTCTCCACCGCCGTTGTTGGGGATGGCACGGCGAAGCCGGAACCGGGGCGGGACCCGGAGCTGTACTACCAGCCGACCACCCAGCCCGGCGGCCGGCTGCCGCATGCCTGGGTCGGCGACAACACGCACAAGTACTCCCCGCACGACCTGGCCCCGTACGGCCAGTTCACCCTTTTCACCGGAGTTACCGGCGAGGACTGGACGGGGGCGGCACAGAAGGTCGGTGACCAGCTCGGCATCACCATCAGCACGGTGGTCATCGGCCCCGGCAGGGAAGTCACCGATCTGTACTTCGACTGGGCAAGGCTGCGCGAGGTGGCCGAAGACGGCGCCCTCCTGGTCCGCCCGGACAAGCACATCGCCTGGCGCTGCCACACGCTGCCGGCCGACCCCGAAGCCGAGCTGCGCACCGCGGCGGCCGCCATCCTGAACAGGAGCAAGTGA
- a CDS encoding maleylacetate reductase, with translation MSLVFEHVALGQRVLFGTGKAAENLAAEVERLGARKVMVIASEFEATIADVVCAGISPVLRWDEVVMHVPVEVAEKARAAAAEHEIDLLVCVGGGSTTGLAKAVALTSGIPIVAVPTTYAGSEATNVWGLTEAARKTTGVDDRVLPVSVVYDAGLTLSLPVDMSVASGLNGMAHCIDSLWAPRADPINAALAAEGIRALNQCLPLIKADPQDLQGREQALYGAYLSAVAFASAGSGMHHKICHVLGGTFNLPHAQTHATVLPYVLAFNAPAAPEAAARAAAAFSAEDAVTGLNRLRDILDAPKALADYGFREGDISEAVQVALPAIPASNPRKVTAENLTRLLVAATAGDDPKILTDL, from the coding sequence ATGTCTTTGGTTTTTGAACATGTCGCACTGGGGCAGCGGGTGCTGTTCGGGACCGGGAAGGCCGCCGAAAACCTGGCCGCGGAGGTGGAGCGGCTCGGGGCACGGAAGGTGATGGTGATCGCCTCCGAGTTCGAGGCGACGATTGCGGATGTGGTCTGTGCCGGGATTTCCCCGGTGCTGCGCTGGGACGAGGTCGTCATGCACGTCCCGGTCGAGGTCGCGGAGAAAGCCCGGGCCGCGGCGGCCGAGCACGAAATCGACCTGCTGGTGTGTGTGGGCGGGGGCTCGACCACGGGTCTGGCCAAGGCCGTGGCCCTGACCTCGGGGATACCAATCGTGGCGGTGCCGACCACCTACGCGGGCTCCGAGGCGACCAACGTGTGGGGCCTGACCGAGGCCGCCCGGAAGACCACCGGGGTGGACGACCGCGTCCTGCCGGTGAGCGTGGTCTACGATGCGGGCCTGACCCTGTCCCTGCCGGTGGACATGTCCGTGGCCTCAGGGCTGAACGGGATGGCCCATTGCATCGACTCGCTCTGGGCCCCGCGGGCAGACCCGATCAACGCCGCGCTGGCCGCCGAGGGCATCCGCGCCCTGAACCAGTGCTTGCCGCTGATCAAGGCCGACCCGCAGGACCTTCAGGGCCGGGAGCAGGCCCTGTATGGGGCCTACCTGTCGGCGGTAGCGTTCGCCAGCGCCGGATCCGGGATGCACCACAAGATCTGCCACGTGCTCGGCGGGACCTTCAACCTCCCCCACGCCCAGACCCACGCCACCGTGCTGCCCTACGTGCTGGCCTTCAACGCCCCCGCCGCGCCCGAGGCGGCCGCGCGGGCCGCCGCCGCGTTCAGCGCCGAAGACGCAGTGACCGGCCTGAACCGGCTCCGCGACATCCTCGACGCACCGAAGGCTCTGGCCGATTACGGCTTCAGGGAGGGAGACATCTCTGAAGCGGTCCAGGTTGCCCTGCCCGCCATCCCGGCCTCCAACCCGCGGAAGGTCACCGCAGAGAACCTGACCAGGCTGCTGGTCGCCGCCACAGCAGGCGATGACCCCAAGATCCTCACCGACCTCTAA
- a CDS encoding dioxygenase, whose amino-acid sequence MTDTTGTPVTAGAGAEQIAVEETLIQNVLHSFENCTDPRLQLLMQALVRHLHAFIREVRLTGDEWNAAIAFLTEAGHITDEKRQEFILLSDVLGASMQTINVNNQAYKNATDATVFGPFFAEDAPEIPNGGDIAGGAPGQPCWLEGTVADTEGAPVPGARIEVWEADEDGFYDVQYGDNRVAGRAHLFADDQGHYSFWGLAPTPYPIPHDGPVGKLLEATGRSPMRASHLHFMVTAPGKRVLVTHIFVAGDELLKSDTVFGVKDSLIKNFEQQAPGTPTPDGRDLDGKTWARSRFDIVLAPTEAGGGN is encoded by the coding sequence ATGACTGACACTACCGGCACCCCGGTGACTGCCGGCGCCGGCGCCGAACAGATCGCCGTTGAAGAGACCCTAATCCAGAATGTTCTGCATTCCTTTGAGAACTGCACCGATCCGCGGCTGCAGCTCCTGATGCAGGCCCTGGTAAGGCATTTGCACGCGTTCATCCGCGAGGTGCGCCTGACCGGGGACGAATGGAACGCCGCGATCGCGTTCCTGACCGAGGCCGGGCACATCACCGACGAGAAGCGCCAGGAGTTCATCCTGCTCTCCGACGTGCTGGGCGCCTCCATGCAGACGATCAACGTCAACAACCAGGCGTACAAGAACGCCACCGACGCCACGGTCTTCGGCCCTTTCTTCGCAGAGGACGCCCCGGAAATACCCAACGGCGGGGACATCGCCGGCGGCGCGCCCGGTCAGCCCTGCTGGCTCGAGGGCACCGTCGCCGACACCGAGGGCGCCCCGGTGCCCGGGGCCCGCATCGAGGTCTGGGAGGCCGACGAGGACGGCTTCTACGACGTCCAGTACGGCGACAACCGGGTCGCCGGCCGGGCGCATCTGTTCGCCGACGATCAGGGACACTACAGCTTCTGGGGCCTGGCCCCGACGCCGTACCCGATCCCGCACGACGGGCCTGTCGGCAAACTGCTGGAGGCAACCGGGCGCTCCCCGATGCGCGCGTCGCACCTGCACTTCATGGTCACCGCGCCGGGTAAGCGGGTCCTGGTCACGCACATCTTCGTCGCCGGGGACGAACTACTCAAGTCCGACACCGTTTTCGGTGTCAAGGACTCCCTCATCAAGAACTTCGAGCAGCAGGCCCCCGGCACCCCCACCCCCGACGGCCGCGATCTGGACGGGAAAACCTGGGCCCGCAGCCGCTTCGACATCGTCCTCGCCCCCACCGAAGCAGGCGGCGGCAACTGA
- a CDS encoding nuclear transport factor 2 family protein, whose protein sequence is MTLTKQSMTDEQRKSVALEYLKAFDHGGVTSDGGSILDLFSIDAQVYFPKWGIANGREEIGKLFGDVGATIRSITHDYSTFNWIFSGSDTIVAEGTSFGVHRDGPWRAGVPDSGAGRWCDVFEILDWQITRVFIYMDPDYAGKDTRRYPWLQPEGTGE, encoded by the coding sequence ATGACACTGACTAAGCAAAGCATGACCGATGAACAGCGTAAGTCTGTCGCGCTGGAGTATCTGAAAGCCTTTGACCATGGCGGGGTGACTTCCGACGGCGGAAGCATCCTGGACCTCTTCAGCATCGACGCTCAGGTCTACTTCCCTAAATGGGGCATCGCGAACGGCAGGGAAGAAATTGGAAAGCTCTTTGGTGACGTGGGCGCCACCATCAGGAGCATCACGCACGACTACTCCACGTTTAATTGGATTTTCTCGGGTTCGGACACAATTGTGGCCGAGGGCACAAGCTTCGGAGTGCATCGGGATGGACCCTGGCGTGCCGGTGTTCCAGACTCTGGTGCGGGCCGCTGGTGCGACGTCTTTGAGATCCTGGACTGGCAGATCACGCGCGTATTCATCTACATGGATCCGGACTATGCCGGTAAAGATACCCGGCGCTATCCCTGGCTTCAGCCAGAGGGGACTGGTGAATGA
- a CDS encoding maleylacetate reductase yields MGLTFQHTTLGQRVLFGSGKAAEHLAGEVGRLSARNVMVIASGRERPEAERVTAGISTALLYDDVAPHVPIDKAEKARKAATDNGIDLLVCVGGGSTTGMAKAIAMTTGLPIIAVPTTYAGSEATNVWGLTEASRKTTGVDDQVLPVTVVYDAELTLSLPAELSIASGLNALAHCIDSMWAPRADPINQALAGEGIRALNGGLPAIRTNSKDLRGRELALYGAYLSAVAFASAGSGMHHKICHVLGGRWNMPHAQTHATVLPYVLAFNAPAADAAAQRIAAAFGADTSTAGLNTLRETLDAPQALRDYGFVEGNITEAVQLILPVIPESNPRPVTEDNLTALLTAAYAGTAPDAEWAESQP; encoded by the coding sequence ATGGGACTGACCTTTCAGCACACAACGCTGGGCCAGAGGGTGCTCTTCGGCTCCGGGAAGGCAGCGGAGCACCTTGCCGGCGAGGTCGGCCGCCTGAGCGCTCGGAACGTCATGGTGATCGCCTCCGGCCGGGAACGGCCCGAAGCCGAAAGGGTCACCGCAGGCATCAGCACGGCCTTGCTGTACGACGACGTTGCCCCGCACGTGCCCATCGATAAAGCGGAGAAAGCCCGGAAGGCAGCCACCGACAACGGCATCGACCTGCTGGTCTGCGTGGGCGGCGGATCAACCACCGGCATGGCCAAGGCCATTGCCATGACAACCGGGCTGCCCATTATCGCGGTGCCCACTACGTACGCAGGGTCTGAGGCGACCAACGTCTGGGGCCTAACGGAAGCATCCCGGAAGACCACGGGCGTCGATGACCAGGTGTTGCCCGTGACCGTGGTCTACGACGCTGAGCTGACGCTGTCCCTGCCGGCAGAACTGAGCATAGCTTCGGGACTGAATGCCTTGGCGCACTGCATAGATTCCATGTGGGCGCCGCGAGCGGATCCCATCAACCAGGCACTGGCCGGCGAAGGCATCCGAGCGCTCAACGGCGGCCTTCCGGCGATCCGCACCAACTCCAAGGATCTGCGGGGCCGGGAACTGGCGCTGTACGGGGCCTACCTCTCCGCGGTCGCGTTCGCCTCTGCAGGATCCGGCATGCACCATAAGATCTGCCATGTCCTCGGCGGCCGGTGGAACATGCCCCACGCTCAAACCCACGCCACCGTACTCCCCTATGTCCTTGCCTTCAACGCTCCAGCCGCGGACGCCGCCGCCCAGAGGATCGCGGCGGCCTTCGGGGCGGATACGTCCACCGCAGGATTGAACACGCTGCGGGAGACACTGGATGCGCCCCAGGCCCTTAGAGACTACGGATTTGTTGAGGGCAACATCACGGAGGCCGTCCAGCTCATCCTGCCCGTCATCCCGGAATCCAACCCCCGCCCCGTCACGGAAGATAACCTCACCGCGCTGCTCACGGCCGCCTACGCCGGAACCGCCCCCGATGCCGAGTGGGCGGAGTCACAGCCATGA
- a CDS encoding YceI family protein → MTTIELTPGTWTLDQAHTEVGFSVRHAGISKVRGAFTEAYATLVVGATPDTSSVEATVQTASFDSNDNNRDAHVKGPDFFNVEQYPHMTFKATEVQGTPESFRLSGDLTIKETSKPVTFDVEFGGVAVDPFGATRAGFSATAQISRKAFGITWNAALEAGGVLVGDKVTITIDSAFVLSAS, encoded by the coding sequence ATGACCACGATTGAGCTCACGCCCGGCACTTGGACACTCGACCAGGCACACACCGAGGTAGGTTTCTCCGTCCGCCACGCCGGCATCAGCAAGGTACGCGGTGCCTTCACCGAGGCGTACGCGACGCTCGTCGTCGGTGCGACACCGGACACCTCATCCGTCGAGGCAACGGTCCAGACCGCATCGTTCGATTCCAACGACAACAACCGCGATGCCCACGTCAAGGGCCCGGACTTCTTCAACGTTGAGCAGTACCCGCATATGACCTTCAAGGCAACCGAAGTCCAAGGCACCCCGGAGAGTTTCCGGCTCAGCGGCGACCTGACCATCAAGGAAACCTCCAAGCCGGTGACCTTCGACGTGGAGTTCGGCGGCGTGGCCGTTGACCCCTTCGGCGCCACCCGCGCCGGGTTCTCCGCCACCGCCCAGATCTCCCGCAAGGCCTTCGGCATCACCTGGAACGCCGCCCTTGAGGCCGGCGGAGTCCTCGTCGGCGACAAGGTCACCATCACCATCGATTCGGCATTCGTGCTCTCAGCCAGCTGA
- a CDS encoding amidohydrolase, which yields MPTMPVGGIVPRNDAGQTADTIVRNAKVFTGDPARPHASAVAIKDGKVLVVGDDADIAKVTGSATKIVDAQNRRVIPGLNDSHLHVIRGGLNYVMELRWDGVPTLKLAMQMLREQADRTPKGQWVRVVGGFTKEQFAEKRLPTLAELNEAAPDTPVFILNLYQSALMNRAAVRAAGYTKDTPDFKGGQIVHGRNGEPTGLLLAAPSALVLYSTLAKAPLLPEDERKNSTRQYLRELNRFGLTSAIDAAGGFQNFPDNYRTVMDLANEGNLSLRIAYHLFPQVAGQELDDLKRWVETVKPGDGDEYLRLNGAGENLTWAAGDFENFTEPRPELSADYEVEFEKAVRLLMENGWGFRLHATYNETIERDLAVFEKLAADGLFPGGNRWIFDHAETISSSSMDRVAALGGSLSVQNRMSFQGEAFVQRYGAGAAAQAPPIRKMLDRGLVVGAGTDATRVSSYNPWVALHWLVSGRTIGNTLIYPPENRVSREQALQMYTVAGAKLTGEENIKGVLREGFYGDLSILSDDFFAVEEQDIPHIEALATIVGGRIVYAAGDYEGQDEEIPAISPLWSPVAHYGGYQATAKPSSTGGRQAELLAQAAAEAEQQRQWRSARHGAPAVIADTAFETHAH from the coding sequence ATGCCCACAATGCCTGTAGGCGGGATCGTTCCCCGCAATGATGCGGGACAGACCGCAGACACCATCGTTCGAAATGCCAAAGTCTTCACCGGTGACCCTGCCCGGCCGCACGCCTCGGCCGTGGCCATCAAAGACGGCAAGGTACTGGTCGTCGGCGACGATGCCGACATCGCCAAGGTCACCGGATCGGCCACGAAGATCGTCGATGCCCAGAACCGCCGGGTAATCCCGGGACTCAACGACTCGCACCTGCATGTCATCCGGGGCGGGCTGAACTACGTGATGGAACTGCGCTGGGACGGAGTGCCGACGCTCAAGCTCGCCATGCAGATGCTCCGCGAGCAGGCCGACCGTACTCCCAAGGGCCAGTGGGTCCGCGTCGTGGGCGGTTTCACCAAGGAACAGTTTGCCGAAAAGCGGCTGCCCACCCTGGCGGAACTCAACGAAGCCGCCCCCGATACGCCGGTCTTCATCCTCAATCTGTATCAGTCGGCGCTGATGAACCGCGCCGCCGTCAGGGCCGCCGGCTACACCAAGGACACCCCCGACTTCAAAGGCGGTCAGATCGTCCACGGCCGTAACGGGGAACCAACCGGTCTGCTCCTGGCCGCACCCAGTGCCCTGGTCCTGTACTCAACCCTGGCCAAGGCCCCGCTGCTGCCCGAAGACGAACGGAAGAACTCCACGCGCCAGTATCTGCGTGAACTGAACAGGTTCGGCCTCACCTCGGCCATTGATGCCGCCGGCGGCTTCCAAAACTTCCCGGACAACTACCGGACCGTTATGGATCTTGCCAACGAGGGCAATCTGTCCCTCCGGATTGCCTACCACCTGTTCCCCCAGGTTGCCGGCCAGGAACTCGATGACCTCAAGCGCTGGGTGGAGACCGTCAAACCCGGAGATGGGGACGAATACCTGCGGCTCAACGGCGCCGGAGAAAACCTCACCTGGGCCGCCGGGGACTTCGAGAACTTCACGGAACCGCGCCCGGAACTGTCCGCAGACTACGAAGTCGAGTTCGAAAAGGCCGTCCGCCTGCTGATGGAAAACGGCTGGGGCTTCCGGCTCCACGCAACCTACAACGAAACCATCGAACGCGACCTGGCCGTGTTCGAAAAACTCGCCGCCGACGGTCTGTTCCCGGGCGGGAACCGGTGGATCTTCGACCACGCCGAAACCATCAGCAGCTCCAGCATGGACCGGGTCGCAGCACTGGGCGGGTCACTGTCGGTCCAGAACCGCATGTCCTTCCAGGGCGAAGCCTTCGTCCAGCGCTACGGCGCCGGCGCTGCCGCCCAGGCCCCGCCGATCCGCAAGATGCTCGACCGCGGCCTGGTGGTCGGCGCAGGAACGGACGCGACCCGCGTCTCCTCCTACAACCCCTGGGTCGCACTACACTGGCTGGTCTCCGGGCGCACCATCGGCAACACCCTCATCTACCCGCCGGAGAACCGGGTCAGCCGGGAACAGGCGCTGCAGATGTACACGGTCGCCGGAGCGAAACTCACCGGCGAAGAGAACATCAAAGGCGTCCTGCGTGAAGGTTTCTACGGTGACCTGAGCATCCTCTCCGATGACTTCTTCGCCGTCGAGGAGCAGGACATTCCGCACATCGAGGCACTGGCCACCATCGTTGGAGGGCGCATCGTCTACGCCGCCGGCGACTACGAAGGCCAGGACGAGGAAATCCCGGCCATCAGCCCGCTCTGGAGCCCAGTGGCCCACTACGGCGGCTACCAGGCCACCGCAAAGCCCTCGAGCACCGGCGGACGCCAGGCCGAACTGCTCGCCCAGGCCGCCGCCGAAGCCGAACAGCAGCGGCAGTGGCGTTCAGCGCGCCACGGGGCACCTGCAGTCATCGCCGACACCGCCTTCGAAACCCACGCCCACTAG
- a CDS encoding hydrolase: MTTVNFDNVQAVPSENLITPENSVFLFVDHQPQMFFGVGSTGDRGAIINAAVGLGKTAKAFNVPTVLTTVAAKTFSGNLLPSLAEVFPGADIIDRTTMNAWEDPAVVDAIKATGRTKIVLSGLWTEVCLVLPALSALAQGYEIYVVADASGGVSAEAHDLAIQRMAAAGAVPVTWVQVLLELQRDWARGETYVPVSEIVKAHGGAYGLGMYYAGDFLGGNAG, from the coding sequence ATGACAACCGTAAACTTCGACAACGTCCAGGCAGTCCCCAGCGAGAACCTCATCACCCCCGAGAACAGCGTCTTCCTCTTCGTGGACCACCAGCCCCAGATGTTCTTCGGCGTCGGCAGCACCGGCGACCGCGGCGCCATCATCAACGCCGCCGTCGGACTGGGCAAGACTGCCAAGGCCTTCAACGTCCCCACCGTATTGACAACCGTCGCCGCGAAGACCTTCTCCGGCAACCTCCTGCCTTCCCTTGCCGAGGTGTTCCCGGGCGCCGACATCATCGACCGCACCACGATGAACGCGTGGGAGGACCCGGCTGTGGTCGACGCGATCAAGGCCACGGGCCGGACCAAGATCGTCCTGTCCGGCCTCTGGACCGAAGTCTGCCTGGTCCTGCCCGCCCTCTCAGCACTCGCCCAGGGCTATGAAATCTACGTCGTGGCCGACGCCTCCGGCGGCGTCAGCGCCGAGGCCCACGACCTCGCCATCCAGCGCATGGCCGCCGCAGGAGCAGTCCCGGTCACCTGGGTCCAGGTCCTGCTCGAGCTCCAGCGCGACTGGGCACGGGGCGAGACCTACGTACCAGTGTCCGAGATCGTCAAGGCCCACGGCGGCGCCTATGGCCTGGGTATGTACTACGCAGGGGACTTCCTCGGCGGAAACGCCGGCTGA
- a CDS encoding DoxX family protein yields the protein MNDDVGILLLRVVIGLLIAGHGVQKVSFRLGGKGLQGGTDEFKADGFRGGAFTALAAGLGQIGSGLFLALGALTPLAAMVAIGVMTVAVTVKTGNGLWVQHDGYEFPLVLITIATALGFTGPGAYSVDALLGIDNPPLWAGTAALAVGVLAGLLMRVALHRGTPSAPDTRQGQA from the coding sequence GTGAATGACGATGTGGGAATCCTGCTGCTGCGGGTGGTCATCGGGCTGCTGATCGCCGGCCACGGCGTGCAGAAAGTCTCCTTCCGCCTCGGCGGGAAGGGACTGCAGGGCGGCACCGACGAATTCAAGGCCGACGGCTTCCGCGGCGGCGCCTTCACGGCGCTGGCCGCCGGTCTCGGTCAGATCGGATCCGGTCTCTTCCTCGCCCTCGGCGCCCTGACCCCGCTCGCGGCGATGGTCGCCATCGGGGTCATGACGGTCGCCGTGACCGTCAAAACCGGCAACGGGCTCTGGGTCCAGCACGATGGGTACGAATTCCCACTGGTCCTGATTACCATCGCCACAGCCCTGGGCTTCACCGGCCCCGGCGCCTACTCCGTCGACGCACTCCTGGGCATTGACAACCCCCCGCTGTGGGCCGGAACCGCGGCACTGGCAGTCGGCGTCCTCGCCGGACTCCTCATGCGGGTGGCGCTCCACCGCGGCACCCCATCTGCCCCTGACACACGTCAGGGGCAGGCCTGA
- a CDS encoding YoaK family protein: protein MSSPPRGVFLSLSALTIATGLVDAASVLGMGVFAANMTGNIVFLGFSLGGAPGYSVIAALFALAGFLVGAFVAGLVVVGKFESRRAGQALGVESAVLVAAALAAWLTGADGLDGWPDWVVLAVLGAAMGLQNAISLKSGVTDMRTTVLTLTLTALASDLARGKNDQAGIRIYSVVLLLVGALGGTLLLFWAGLTWTIAAAALFVGIAAILIARTRSAALGATAGGGG from the coding sequence ATGAGTTCTCCCCCTCGAGGGGTCTTCCTCTCGCTCAGTGCGCTCACCATCGCCACCGGCCTCGTGGACGCAGCAAGCGTTCTGGGCATGGGCGTCTTTGCAGCCAACATGACCGGCAACATCGTCTTCCTTGGTTTCTCCCTGGGCGGCGCCCCCGGGTACTCCGTCATTGCCGCTCTGTTTGCTCTGGCCGGATTCTTGGTCGGCGCATTCGTCGCCGGACTGGTCGTCGTAGGCAAGTTCGAGTCCCGAAGAGCGGGACAAGCTCTGGGTGTTGAGTCCGCTGTTCTTGTCGCCGCGGCATTGGCTGCTTGGCTCACTGGTGCCGATGGATTGGACGGATGGCCAGACTGGGTCGTGCTCGCGGTGCTGGGCGCAGCCATGGGGCTGCAGAACGCGATCTCGTTGAAGTCGGGTGTCACTGATATGAGGACCACGGTGCTCACCCTCACCCTGACCGCGTTGGCGTCCGACCTGGCCCGCGGAAAGAACGATCAGGCCGGCATTCGAATCTACTCCGTGGTCCTGCTGCTCGTGGGCGCTCTTGGCGGGACACTGCTGCTCTTCTGGGCCGGGCTGACCTGGACTATTGCCGCTGCGGCCCTGTTCGTGGGGATTGCCGCAATCCTTATAGCACGTACTCGCTCTGCCGCGCTGGGCGCGACCGCTGGCGGAGGCGGCTAA